One Fuerstiella marisgermanici DNA window includes the following coding sequences:
- a CDS encoding THUMP domain-containing class I SAM-dependent RNA methyltransferase produces the protein MPRFDLIATATFGLENVVARELQQLGYEDCRVSDGRVLFSGDERDIARCNLWLRSSDRVLIRVGEFPAPDFGALFDQTTALPWADLLPVDASFPVKGRSVRSRLHAVPKVQGVTKKAIVESLKKKHNRFRFDESGAEFQIEVSLLKDIATLTIDTTGPGLHKRGYRSIVGAAPLRETMAAGLIQLSYWSSDRPLIDPFCGSGTIPIEAAMIGRNIAPGLQRSFAAEDWPWFDRQTWKDVRTEARDTRRRDLPAPIMAYDHDPSAIRLSQRGATDAGVGGSIRFGCQEVSELRSPLKYGCLITNPPYGERLGDNEEVEAVYRVMGQTFASLDAWSQYILTSYKGFERLFGRRADRRRKLYNGRLECQYYQYQGPRPPRETEGDSVDSRPEPAIEVQSHIAAEPTPTPAQTPVQPNPQPIDPFGTFVADCSGEQQHIAFDAKAIDSMED, from the coding sequence ATGCCGCGTTTTGATCTCATCGCCACCGCCACTTTCGGTCTGGAAAATGTCGTGGCCCGCGAACTGCAGCAACTCGGCTACGAGGATTGCCGCGTTTCTGACGGGCGCGTGCTGTTTTCAGGCGATGAACGCGATATCGCTCGCTGCAATCTGTGGCTGAGATCCTCTGATCGAGTGCTGATTCGGGTGGGTGAATTTCCCGCTCCGGATTTCGGGGCGTTGTTCGACCAAACGACGGCCCTGCCCTGGGCAGACTTACTACCTGTAGACGCCAGCTTTCCCGTCAAAGGCCGCAGCGTTCGTTCTCGACTGCATGCGGTGCCGAAGGTCCAGGGAGTCACCAAGAAAGCCATCGTCGAAAGCCTGAAAAAGAAGCACAACCGATTCCGATTCGACGAATCAGGCGCTGAATTCCAGATCGAAGTGTCGCTACTGAAAGACATCGCGACACTAACCATCGACACGACCGGACCGGGACTGCACAAGCGAGGCTACCGCAGCATTGTGGGTGCCGCCCCGCTGCGAGAAACGATGGCCGCAGGGCTGATCCAGCTTAGCTACTGGAGTTCGGACCGTCCGCTGATCGACCCCTTCTGCGGCAGCGGAACAATTCCGATCGAAGCTGCCATGATCGGCCGCAACATCGCTCCCGGACTGCAGCGGTCTTTCGCCGCCGAAGACTGGCCATGGTTTGACCGCCAGACCTGGAAGGACGTCCGCACAGAAGCACGCGACACGCGGAGACGAGACCTGCCTGCTCCCATCATGGCCTACGACCACGACCCCAGCGCGATCCGATTGTCTCAACGAGGCGCCACAGACGCTGGCGTGGGCGGAAGCATTCGATTCGGTTGCCAGGAAGTCAGCGAATTGAGGTCGCCGCTAAAATACGGCTGCCTCATCACGAACCCGCCGTACGGCGAACGCCTCGGCGACAACGAAGAAGTCGAAGCCGTTTACCGAGTGATGGGCCAGACATTTGCGTCGCTGGATGCGTGGAGTCAGTACATTCTGACGTCATACAAAGGCTTCGAACGCCTCTTCGGCCGCCGAGCCGACCGACGCCGCAAACTCTACAACGGGCGGCTCGAGTGCCAGTACTACCAGTATCAGGGCCCGCGGCCGCCGCGGGAGACCGAGGGCGACTCGGTCGACAGTCGCCCTGAACCCGCCATTGAAGTGCAGAGCCACATCGCTGCAGAGCCAACGCCAACACCTGCCCAAACCCCAGTCCAGCCAAACCCCCAGCCGATTGACCCGTTTGGCACATTCGTAGCCGACTGTTCCGGTGAACAGCAGCACATCGCCTTCGATGCGAAGGCGATCGACTCTATGGAAGACTGA
- a CDS encoding PEP-CTERM sorting domain-containing protein (PEP-CTERM proteins occur, often in large numbers, in the proteomes of bacteria that also encode an exosortase, a predicted intramembrane cysteine proteinase. The presence of a PEP-CTERM domain at a protein's C-terminus predicts cleavage within the sorting domain, followed by covalent anchoring to some some component of the (usually Gram-negative) cell surface. Many PEP-CTERM proteins exhibit an unusual sequence composition that includes large numbers of potential glycosylation sites. Expression of one such protein has been shown restore the ability of a bacterium to form floc, a type of biofilm.) — protein MLGSEATVAGIAPDGGIAALDLRRGTGLGSTGAADSFNSNGWDSPPPISPSAADEYFSFGFTVDGATSVVLSDLTISTRSSDTGPGTLGLYSNLDNFTASLHTFTQSGTTPLDPIIDLSSLGTLTNQTVEFRLIEIGNTQADGTGTTSGGGTFRVTNFERSASQPITFSGTISAVPEPSTLLGCLISGLILASVRCRSPRRNLQAE, from the coding sequence ATGCTAGGATCAGAGGCCACCGTCGCGGGGATAGCGCCAGACGGAGGTATTGCCGCTCTCGATTTAAGGCGCGGCACGGGGCTCGGAAGCACAGGCGCTGCCGACTCCTTTAACAGCAATGGCTGGGACTCACCGCCGCCGATTTCGCCGTCTGCCGCCGATGAGTATTTTAGCTTTGGCTTCACAGTGGATGGCGCAACCAGCGTTGTACTCAGCGATCTGACTATTTCAACGCGCAGCAGCGATACTGGGCCGGGAACATTGGGGCTCTACTCGAACCTCGACAACTTCACAGCCAGCCTGCACACGTTCACGCAAAGTGGCACTACGCCGCTGGACCCCATCATTGATTTATCCAGCCTTGGCACACTTACAAACCAAACAGTCGAATTTCGCCTGATCGAAATCGGCAACACACAGGCCGACGGAACCGGCACAACTTCCGGCGGTGGCACTTTTCGCGTGACGAACTTCGAACGAAGTGCGTCACAGCCTATTACGTTTTCCGGCACGATCTCCGCAGTTCCGGAACCATCAACACTGTTGGGGTGCCTGATCAGCGGATTGATACTTGCCTCCGTGCGATGCCGTTCACCTCGCCGAAATCTACAGGCCGAGTAG
- a CDS encoding 3-keto-disaccharide hydrolase encodes MLRYSRSLFAIVFASTCLHVHAQEWKSGVEWQEPPVVTPGATDSQPPSDAVVLFDGKDLSAFNGGDKWLVQDGVAIPQETQITSKQHFGDMQLHVEWSAPTEIKGSGQGRGNSGIFLMGLYEVQVLDSFQNETYFDGQAGSIYKQTPPLANAMRKPGEWNTYDIIFNAPVFKVNGDIEKPGTVTLLHNGVLALNHFELLGPSSYIAPPHYEPHAEKGPIALQFHGDPVRFRNIWVRELKPAVGERTSPGFTVKKNKPKVKMDTKKKLDDAKVQGESAKGADQPAREGDQGSGPPKAEPEKAEDK; translated from the coding sequence GTGCTGCGTTATTCACGATCACTGTTCGCCATCGTTTTCGCATCGACATGCCTTCACGTGCACGCCCAGGAGTGGAAGAGCGGTGTGGAATGGCAGGAACCCCCAGTGGTGACGCCGGGGGCAACCGACAGTCAGCCTCCGTCGGATGCCGTTGTGTTGTTCGACGGGAAGGACTTGTCGGCGTTCAACGGCGGCGACAAGTGGCTGGTGCAGGACGGTGTCGCGATTCCGCAGGAGACTCAGATTACGAGCAAGCAACACTTCGGCGACATGCAGTTGCACGTGGAATGGTCGGCTCCGACTGAAATCAAAGGATCGGGGCAGGGCCGAGGCAACAGCGGCATTTTTCTGATGGGGCTGTACGAGGTTCAGGTGCTGGATTCGTTTCAGAACGAAACCTACTTCGACGGCCAGGCAGGATCGATCTACAAGCAGACGCCTCCGCTGGCCAACGCGATGCGGAAGCCGGGCGAGTGGAACACGTACGATATCATCTTCAACGCACCGGTTTTCAAAGTGAATGGCGACATCGAAAAGCCCGGCACGGTGACCCTGCTGCACAACGGAGTGCTGGCACTCAACCACTTCGAACTACTTGGGCCGTCAAGCTACATCGCACCACCACACTATGAACCTCACGCCGAAAAAGGGCCGATCGCGTTGCAATTCCACGGCGACCCAGTGAGGTTCCGCAACATCTGGGTGCGAGAGCTTAAGCCAGCGGTTGGGGAGCGAACTTCGCCTGGGTTTACAGTGAAGAAGAATAAGCCAAAGGTGAAGATGGACACAAAAAAGAAATTGGATGACGCAAAGGTGCAGGGGGAGAGCGCAAAAGGTGCCGATCAGCCCGCGCGTGAGGGTGATCAGGGTTCAGGGCCCCCGAAGGCGGAACCGGAAAAGGCTGAAGACAAATGA